The following nucleotide sequence is from Salvia splendens isolate huo1 chromosome 2, SspV2, whole genome shotgun sequence.
ACCCCGAGcatatcaaaccccaactcatctaaggagaaagtatcaaattgcgtgaactgcgcctccgCTGGGGTCGaagtgtgcgaagaagcagtcgaaaaatcaaaactggggcgatagacgttttcctcccccggcgtcccctgcgtcccCGGTACCCCCCTGTCGGGGGTTGCATCGCCGGTACCCACCCTGTCGTCCCCTGCGTCGGGGGCTGCATCGTCGTCCCCTccaggcatcatctgcatcccgagTGCCCACCTCGGCATCATCTGCACACCGGGCTGCATCCCTGATACCCCTGCCACGCCGGCATACTCCCCCtagctgccatcccgggcatcatcccctgccacgggtacatgttgtagtaccctgaCATCGGACCcaaccacctcccacgggtaccgggaGAGTTTGAAACCCGCTCGTCACTAGAGTACCTTCGTTGGTGTTCTCCATTTCgtgttgttgctcttgtacagaaattaatatagagagaatactcgttaaaacaagtggtgcgaatgaaaatgacatgcaaagcgcgtatatatagtgtttcgaaaattttttaaaaaaatacaaaattcggCTGGGCatcgctaggcgatccggaggctgcaatggcgccgagcggatcgcccagcgccacaaaatcgcctagcgctaggcggtttttttatCCGAaaaccgctaggcggttgcaatggttcgcctagcgccgacgctcggctaggcggtgcgctaggcgccattgcggatgctctaataatcaaatcattattatgatttttaagtTATTAGTTTTATTGACCAACAATGTCAATATAATGTCACATTTAAaccatgttgacatttttaccAACTAAGTTTAaaattcatactccctccgtcccacataatttgggacactttgaccaggcacgggttttaagaaatgtaatgaaaagtgagttgaaaaagtgagtggaatgtgagtcctacttttatatattagttttataatcaaatgtgagtaggaatgagttagtggaatatgaggttcactataaaaaatggtaaaagtgaaatgggtcaaattatatgggacggactaaaatggaatactgggtcaaattatgtgggacggagggagtattagtatattttaatcTCAGTTGACATTATATTTTAATCTTGGTGGCTTATTCTCTAGATTCCAAGATAGTGGTAGTATTTTAGTAGGATCCTTTAGGTTAGTCACTTAATATGTCATTTCATTATTTTACGAAAATTcaatcattttaatttcttattagTTTTTTAGTATAACTCAatgaatattattttttgttatgaATCGGAGATCGATTGAATGCTCAAGAACAACAAGAAACAATACTCAAGGAGATCGATTGAATGCTCAAGAACAACAAGAAACAATACTCAAGgatttaacgtggttcgatcAAGTGATCTATGTCCACGAGCGAAGAACAGATGTGATCCTTTATTGATGATGATTTGCAGAGATTACAATAACAAGAGAGCTCAACAACTCGACTATCAATCTCGCACCTCTGATCTAACTTTTCTCCCCAAAGTTAATCAAGTGAAGAAACGGATTGTTGAATCTAATGAGAATAATGCACGTGAATGATGTGAGCGCTATTGAGCTTTCACATTTATACACTGACGTGGCAGCTCATCTCCTCAGCTCGTGGTCCCAGCTTGAGGCGTGCTTCAACGAACCGCCTTCATTCCCAAACTAACCATTGCACTTGAATTCCAGCCGTTGATCTCGACGATCAACATCGGACGGCTCAGATGCATGGTTACTCCTTTATCATTTTTCTTCATgctgaaaataaatatttcaacCAAATGAGTAATATGCACGATCCACATTAAAAGTGATAAATTAACATCTCATGATATTATTCTTCCATTTACAGGGATAAAAAAGACACCCTCATTATTTGGATGTATTTATCATAATGATCACAACTTAAATACTAATTGGATGTAATTATGTGGATTACATTCTTTGTCCACAACAATGtatttaattttcttctttGATCGTCTATAAGAATCAGTCATTTAAACCTGTTatgctttttttttaatcataaatcaTTTTGAAAGAatgcttatttcttttttacGATTTTTTTGAAAGATAAAGAGTGCTCATTTTTATAGaaactttttttaatcattCCCCCATGCCAtggtatatttttatttcttctttcGATAAAACTACCTCTATTAGTTCTTTATTTTGAGAAATTAACCCCCCATACATAAATCAATTTGTAAGGACATAATTCATTCACAATATTTAGAAACTAAAGTATGCCTCAAGATGGAAGATGTAAATCATAGTAGACAAATTATGTGAATCATACATCGTCGAAACTAATAAGGAATCTAATTCCAGAAAGGCCCCTTTTGATTTCTTTCTATAGTAGACCATTAATCTAAGCAAGGATACCAACAAAGGTAGCAAAAAATAGAGCCAAATGAAGGAAAACAGACCGACTGATAAATCCAGCAATACCTCCATTTCCGGTGAGCATTGCTTCACACACGACAGGACGAAGGTACACTGCACCATCGGATCATCACTAGGGCTGACCCGCTGATTCTTCCAATCCAGCATTTTTAACAAAACCCAAGCTTTCTCCACCCAAGAAGAAATAATGCGATGCTCATCATGAGTTTTGGATCATCTAGGGTACTCGAAAACGAGACCCTCTGCCACACTCCTTGCTCTTGCTGACCCGAAAAGCTTACCTACAATAGCGAGTCCGAAATCTGTTGCAGTGGCAAGTCCCCTGCCAGTGATCACCTTGCCATCAATAACTACTCGGACACCACTCACAGCATCGTCGAGCATGCTCATGACGGAGGGATGAGCTGTTGCTTTCTTACCCTGTTTAAGTTGAGCAAGTATTATTTGATGTGTATTAGAAATTTAGCAGAAAACAAATCATGAAAgcagagaagaaaaaaaacacacGAATTGTTTACCCACTTTGTCACCATGTGTGCCGATTCAGCCAGGGatatttcattaatattttttacttttcgaATACAATTACGTGGAGATTAGGCATCTATTCATATTAGTCATTCAACCCTAAGCCAACTCTTATAAGGATACAGCTGAAAGATAGATTGATTGAAGTGACAATTACCTTTAGCAGTCCTTGTTTGTGAAGAATGGTAGGCGAAGAACAGATGGCTCCTAATATTCTTCCAGATAGTTGTTGTTCTTTCAACATTTTCTTTACAATTCTAGACCTCTGTAGCCGCTCAACCCCCAAAGTTCCTCCCTGAAATTGACGAGCGAGCAATGACTAGGGAAATACGAAAACAAGGCCAGAAGCAAATGATTCTTCTTTCTTGTAGCTTGGGGAGGGTTgaacataaataatgtaaacatCCAAAAGATTGAGTTGCACGATTCCTGGCCATGCTCTAACAGCAGATAAATATGAAGATGCAAAAGAAGCTAAGAAATAGTTGAAATCACATGAACGAAGGGTGGTATGAATTTTGAAACCTTACAGGCAGGATTATCAGATCATGAACAGAATCTGCAGCAGCGCCAATCGCCTTGTCTGCCATTATTTTTGTTCCGCTGGATGCTAAAACCTTCAACGATTTTTCCACTGAAGCAACTACAACATTTGCTTTTGCTCGTCGTAGAATATCTACAATGGTCACCACTTCAATTTCTTCACAACCATTAGCAATCGGAATCAGAACCTACAACATTTGCCAAAATCAACATTTGAAGTTCTTTAAACGTTAAATAAATCAATGAGAAAGTCAAATGATAAAAGATCCAAGTACTAATTGCAGAAGATATTAGGGTATCATAGGTAGCTAAAATTCTTACCTGAGGTGGGTGACCAGAAGACCAGGAAACTTCGTTAAACTCTTCCTTCCTAGAGTTACCATCAGCAGCATTCAACAGCTGTGCAACGAGACAAGCATAATATTATCTCAAGCCGGTAATGCTGAAAGATAAAATACACTTTTATGAACTAGccagaaaacaaaacaaaatttccAGGACAAGAAAACTTTAGCAGCTCTTCACCTAAATTCTATTTGTTGTTGCTAAAAGCAGCATATCTAGCTCTGAGGTGAAATACAACATTCTATTTTGAACTACATCATAATTAGACACATGCTTTAAGAATCACATTTAAGATGTCCTTAAAAAACTAGCTAGGCTATTATAATGCTTATGACATGCATATGTTTCAGTTATTATCTAAAGAAAGGTGATTCAGAGATTCTTACCAAAGTGGCAGCAATTTCCTCGGTCACCAAGTCGCCAAATAGCTGTTCCACTAGCGACAGAGAAAACTCAAAACAAGTGCCAGGGCCTCGACTAGTTGTCAGCTCTCCCGAAATTTGTAAATTTGATTTAACGGACCAAAAAGTGGGTAGTTTGTCCATAAACGCAGGGTGACAAGTTGTCTAACCACATATACTATGAGCTCATCATTAAATCAAAGAACACAAATATACATAGAGAAAGAATATAAGTAAAAGTTAGCCATCAAACGATTGGAATTACCTGTTTCCTCTTAAGAAGACCCCAAGGCAAAAGTGCAACTGCTGGAGCAGCACAAATTGCAGCATATAACCTCTTTGCCTCCGCTTGTTTTATTGTTATATCCCGAAGAACTTGGCAGTCCCTTAAGCGAGCAGAGCCTGGCATTCCTCCCTAATCACACACAACAAAGTCTAGTGACAACCCGGAACTTCAAATATTCTATATCAATTAGAACAAAACCAAAGCTATATAGACAATAAAGCTCAAATTCAAACAGATAAACAAAAGTGAGTATATAAACAAACCGGCAGGGCAACAAGATCAAAGGTCTGATCAGAGCAAGCAGAGATAAAGGCATCAGCCACGAGTCTGGTGCCACCAGCAGCCTCAACCTCCAGCTGCTCCTCGACGGAAGCCACCGTGACATGGGCTCCTGACCGCCGCAAAACATCAATCATTATCACCGCTTCCATCTCTTCCGTCCCGAACCCAATTGGGACCAGAACCTATCACATAAACAATCATAGTGATGATGAGTACACTATCAGCAAACAAAGCAGGAACCCGTCTCCTTAAAACCAGCTGAACAATTATAGAAAAGAATGCAAGTGTAAATGACAACCAAACTAGCCGAAAACCACAGTAAGAAACTTTAAAATAGTTAGAAAACtagacaaaaattaaaaaagggCACCTTTTTCAGAGGAACTGGAGACAAGGGGGATGAGGTATCGGGAGTTGGTGAGATAATTCCGGTGGGTTTTTTGGAGCGTCGTTTAACGACGGGTTTCTCCTGCGTTTGGCAGTTTCGTATTGATCCATAAACCGACAAGGTCGATGATTGTACTGCGGCATACacggctgccggcttcttcgtAGCGGCCACCGGAGAAAGAGGCGGTAGTGTTAGTGACCTCAACGCCATTTTTTTGCTATCTTGGCTGAAATTGCTAATTTATCTGTTATATTTTTCCCTTTTAGGACTGACatagtagtatttgttttagTATTATTATAATTGAAAGTAGATTCATATTGGCGCCCGTGGCCTAATGGATAAGGCGTCTGACTTCTAATCAGGCGATTGTGGGTTCGAGTCCCACCGGGCGTGACTTTATTTTTGCTCAAAAGCCGAAATAAGGttcggagggagtatttacttAGCCCAAGAATTTGAGGTCATCGTCATTAAGGGGGAAAAACAATTGAAATATACGtttgtttgtaatttgtatTCAAATTAATCTCTTCATAACTGCGATATAATCAATTCTATGTACTGTTAGGTCCTCTCtatttattaactttttttgGTATACTAATATCATACTCCCTTTTTCTCttaaattttgtaatattttgaccaggcataaattttaaaaagtttaatgaaaagtgagttgaaaagctTAGTGTAACGCGAGTTCTACTTTTAAATATATTGgtttgtaataaaatgtgagtgaaaatgagTCAGTGTAACGTGATGTCTACTAccaaaaagtgaaatgtaacAAATTTTATGTGACAGACGGATATAgaaatatgtgacaaattttcagagacagagggagtaggcACATATCCTACCTCcatctaggcatgcacaagggtcgggaattgccggttccgggcccgaaccggcgggtcAAGGGTCGAGAAAtccatgaacctgaaccggcccgcctagctcccggcggttccggttccggttcaaaaaaccggcggtttacgcggcggttcaaaaccgccggtttttggcttgaaccgccggttcgacggttcgacgatttttttttttttttttgcattttttaacttttcaattttaatcaaattacattacacttttcaagtttgtttttatatgaaatgtgagtaaataaaattgaaaaaaatacggctaaagttgcaattttattgaaattgcatgtttacaaattacacgttacaagttacaacaattacaaattgaaaacatatggcggtcttgaagccttaaacaaaatttaaatacaaatgagactactagtgaagaactaattacaaatgacaagaaacgacgttgaagttcttaaacgtataagtgtattatatatatactcttaaccggtgaagaagatctttctacataactaaattaaggacacctttagcaattcaactttaagtgttgagtttcgtctaacaatcaacaattatagtagaattgtcaaaagtttccctcatttagccgtatagagaaatatacttcatcgactagagtatatacaaatacaattatgtaattgtattggcatatttttaaagtaggaattaatgggaaaaaaaagaaataaaagaaaaaggacttgagctcaacttaaattaaaaatttaagttgaggtgcctacgtatcccaattgctcatttgcattagggaatcaaagtccacgtagttctcttaccttacttacctatttggcttggccggcggcggttgacggttggcctaatcttcatccccggtgaattcatcttgtgatccctcttgacgatcattccaatcattttcttgttctcggacgtcagctttggcccaatcatcaagtaacatcacggcttccatatttttcgccgagagcttacttcttgattcatccaaaacgcgcgagtcaacactaaaagcggactcgacggcgacggcggaagccggaacagaaaaaatctccttggccattgaagcaaggatgggaaaatctttctcgtgtgttccccaccaatcgaggacgtcgatttgggcgggaggagtaggaccttcatcaccaaaggaaaagagtgattcaaaatataaatctaattcactgaccatacctgaggaccttccaccggtgctgtagttgtataggtcggctagttgggattgcgcgtcggggtcatcataatcggcttgaaatgcaaagccatagttatgttgtggaggagggggtcttctgacttggtgagtggtgttatacttggtttcatattcggtgtagagagagcgcaagttatactcgaggttttgttgcacaactgactggtccgggaggtttatttgaaaggtttctgagaggtcgactccaaattcgtcactggtatccgattggattgcttgaaggggaccaagatcaattgaactcaaattgttataataaaaatctaaaattctagaggtacctgctaatttccattttggatccaatacctttgcaatcaaaaacacgttaggaatcccactgaaatacttgagccatttttcaatcatataatacaaaacgcacattaactcgggagaagaggaagcatttttcattgcagttttaaaaccaagggatatgtacatgcaatgctccaaaacacgaacagcagtgcattaataaacacccgacaattcaacagtagcatttttgaaatatttgaacaatttaaataaagccaaactgttatcccaacaactatgcgaaagatataaatcacggtaggggttagttctataaaaatcacataaagcatctttatgtgtcaaagtagaattcagacaatcatatgtcgaattccatctatgggacacatccatagtaaaattcgtgtacctaacattcttttgatgacaatatttcttccatgctttgccaatagctggcttttgatggattaatctaactgcatttctaataggagaaacatgcttttgccataattcaagcgcatcctgtacacataaatttaaaatatggcaaatgcatctttgatgaaaatacttacctccaattaccggtgtacaagtcgcaatcaaatcggcaatacttgcggtgttggcagttgcattatcaaaaccaatagaaaatatcttgttgcataactgaaactcattcaacacttgtataatcaaagaagcaatttcgggtgcattgtgtggactttcaaattctctaaaaccaattaaacgcttgttcaaagtccaactgttgtccacaaagtgaaccgtaatacccatgtatgaatgacggttaaaacaatccgtccaaacatctgagcaaatgttcaccctgtggcccatgttaactaaataacgtgataattctacctttttctccaagcactgccgaacggtagatcgttgcacggtcattctacctattcttttgattgctacattcaacccactttgcatagtaacctcaaaacttttgtcatcaaaaacattaaagggcatatgcttcatagccgcccatctagtcattgtatcatcaaaattctttttatcatatttaaatagaggcgcgcctgacgaacccgagccggcgggttggaagtttagttggctttgggtagaggcagtgccgcattctaccggatgctttgccactaaatggcgacggagggtgccatatccaccaccggcggaccatttgtacactttatcgcaatagttgcagtaaaCATAAAAGTCcgaagtctcttcttgagagttcggatcgtgaggacttggaatcaccaccgggaccttcttgtagtgtttgataaaaatgtccgatttcaaagcttttgccgtgttagtgggtgcagggggaggcatctcctcatttccgccggtgctagaaggaatacgagaatgcgatctatccttgttgttgtccgagtccgacgatatagtaacggcgaactcctcatcttgttgggaacgacctcccctacccccaccttgttgcatttccgcaagtagcatggcggtcctatgatcttcttccatctacaaatattatgtacgtagaagttaaaagtatgaacgcaaaaaaaaattaatgaaattttgtgcatgtgaattggaaaacaaatttttcattacttacttgcatgcgttcggctgccaatcgggaaacctcttccataaagattttgagggacgcgtagtgctttgatattgggctattcccttgccccgatcaccacgtcccgatccaccacgagaagaagacatattgaatatattgataaatgaaaagtaatatggacttggaatgaaatatgtatgaagtataaaagaagtggtaaattatgagcacaacaaatatagtagtgagtagaaagtgtagaattaaacttgcgcaattatagagaatgaggagagaatagagagacggagattgagaatgaaattccGAAAATTCAAGGAATGAGGCAAGGAATAATGAaggagaagtggggtatttataggagtaaaattggatgaaaaaaaaatttgaaattttg
It contains:
- the LOC121760955 gene encoding protein DJ-1 homolog C-like, which gives rise to MALRSLTLPPLSPVAATKKPAAVYAAVQSSTLSVYGSIRNCQTQEKPVVKRRSKKPTGIISPTPDTSSPLSPVPLKKVLVPIGFGTEEMEAVIMIDVLRRSGAHVTVASVEEQLEVEAAGGTRLVADAFISACSDQTFDLVALPGGMPGSARLRDCQVLRDITIKQAEAKRLYAAICAAPAVALLPWGLLKRKQTTCHPAFMDKLPTFWSVKSNLQISGELTTSRGPGTCFEFSLSLVEQLFGDLVTEEIAATLLLNAADGNSRKEEFNEVSWSSGHPPQVLIPIANGCEEIEVVTIVDILRRAKANVVVASVEKSLKVLASSGTKIMADKAIGAAADSVHDLIILPGGTLGVERLQRSRIVKKMLKEQQLSGRILGAICSSPTILHKQGLLKGKKATAHPSVMSMLDDAVSGVRVVIDGKVITGRGLATATDFGLAIVGKLFGSARARSVAEGLVFEYPR